A portion of the Chiroxiphia lanceolata isolate bChiLan1 chromosome 10, bChiLan1.pri, whole genome shotgun sequence genome contains these proteins:
- the LOC116791385 gene encoding phospholipase A and acyltransferase 1-like gives MAYGKQHPEPGDLIEIKRQLYQHWALYLGDGYVLNVTPVDEGAPSLLVSTASIFTRKAKVKKQLLKEVVGNNDWEVNNKYDRSRTPLPVKEIIERAESYVDMEVTYDVLGKNCEHFVTMLRYGESVSDQAKIAIGSMLAVGAAAVVSTVLVGLLRGKSREKEY, from the exons ATGGCGTATGGCAAGCAGCACCCCGAGCCTGGCGACCTGATCGAGATCAAGCGACAACTTTACCAGCACTGGGCCCTCTACTTGGGGGATGGATATGTCCTCAACGTGACACCTGTAG atGAAGGGGCCCCATCCCTGTTGGTGAGCACTGCCTCAATATTTACAAGAAAGGCCAAGGTGAAGAAGCAGCTCCTGAAAGAGGTGGTGGGAAATAATGACTGGGAGGTCAACAACAAGTATGACCGCTCCCGCACTCCCCTCCCAGTGAAGGAGATCATCGAGCGTGCTGAGAGCTACGTTGACATGGAGGTGACCTATGATGTGCTCGGCAAAAACTGTGAGCACTTTGTGACAATGCTCCGCTACGGCGAGAGTGTCTCTGACCAG GCCAAGATAGCAATTGGTAGCATGCTGGCAgtaggagctgctgctgttgtctcCACTGTCTTGGTGGGCTTGCTCAGGGGCAAATCCAGAGAGAAGGAGTACTGA